GAATATCATGTGGTCGATGGGGGCTATGTTTTTGGCCTTAGTTGCTTTTGAAGGTAGGTACAAAATCTATTTGGGCTGTGCCATTGTATTGTTATTATCGGATATGCTTTTGGGGGGCAATCGTTCGTCCTCGGTTTTTACCTTAATTGCAGGATTGTGTATAACCATGGCTCGCAAAAAATATGTACTTGCTCGTTATTTCAGAACCACCACACATCTCTTAAAAGGCTTTATCCTTCTGTTTTTCTTTATGAGCTTTTTTGTGTTGAAACTACTATTACCCCTGATTCAGGCCAATAGACTTGATTTATTTTCTGAAATATACCCTTCTTGGACAGATGTACTTTTTCATGCCTTTGTGGTAGGTGAGCCTGCGGGTATTCAAGCCAACTTGGCCGAAACGCTACGTTTGGGTATCGAAACAGATTTTTATCACCCTGTCGATATTGTGTCTCAGCTAATAGTAGGAGGCGACTGGCTGGGAATGTCAACATCAAGCCATTATTTAACTCAAAAAGATATTTTTCCCGATTTAGAATATGGTATTGCTTATAATATTTGGGGCGATGTTTGGGCTAGCGGCGGGTGGATTATGCTGGTGTTTTTTGTGATTTTTTATCATATCATGATTGTATTGGGTTGTTTGGTTTTCAAAAAAACACAAGGATTTGCTATGATTTGTACAGCCATTTTTTTTACTATTTGGGCTTTTTATATTCATCGCAACAACTTGTTTTTTCAGATTTATTTACAAAAAAGAGTTGTATTATTTGCTCTGGTAGTGCTGGTGCTGTCGTGGTTTAGTGCTGGTGTAGTTGGTCAGGTTAATTCAAAAATATCCAAACCTTTATAGCTGTATGTGTGGATTTGCAGGGTTTATAGACTATTCACTTAGCTCAGACCAACTGATGTTGCATCGGATGAATGCTCGCTTAAAGCATCGAGGGCCAGATACTTCGGACGAATATTTTAGTCAAAATCACTATTACCAAATAGGTTTGGGGCATCATAGATTAGCTATTTTGGATATTTCTCAGCAGGGAAAACAACCTTATTGTTTTCAAGATTGGCTTTTGGTTTTTAATGGCGAAATCTACAATTTTCGGGCAATACGCCATGAACTCTCTACATTGGGGTATAAATTCGAGTCGGACACAGATACAGAGGTGTTGATAAAAGCTTTTGATTGTTGGGGTACAAGAGCCTTGCCTCAATTACGAGGAATGTTTGCTTTTGTATTGTACAACCAACGTACACATACCCTATATATGGCTCGTGACCGAGCCGGAACAAAGCCTTTGTACATATATCAGCAAGGTAAGGTATTGCTTTTTGCCTCAGAACTAAAGGCTTTTCATGAGTATCCTACTTTTCAGAAAAAGATTAATGTGTCGGCTCTTGCTTGTTTTTTTCAGTATGGCTATATACTTGCTCCTGATACTATTTTTGAAAATACGTTTAAAATAAATGCTGGAGAGATACGCACTTTTGACCTATTTACAAAAACGCAGCAGGTATCTGAATACTGGAATCCCGAGCAGTTTGCTATTGTATCGCCAGATAATTTGGGTGAAGAAGAGTTACTTACACAAATCGAAAGTACACTACAAACGGCCTGCCAATACAGAATGGTATCGGATGTCCCTGTGGGTATTTTTTTGAGTGGAGGTTACGATAGTTCGCTTGTAGGCCAGTTGCTAGCCCCCAAACATACCGATATACAAGCTTTTAGCATAGGATTTGAGGAAAAGTTGTTTGATGAATCTGTTTATGCCTCCAAAATCGCACAGCATATTGGTATTCGGCATAGGGTATGTGTTTGTACCGAAAAAGAAGCTCAAGCCATTTTGCCGACCTTACCTTATATCTATGATGAACCCTTTGGTGATAGCTCGGCAATTCCCTGTATTTTACTAAGTCGTTTTGCTGGTGCATCTATCAAAGTTGCCTTGTCGGCAGACGGAGGCGATGAGGTTTTTGGAGGATATAATAAATATTTATACTCACAAAAGATTCATCAGGTTTGTGCTTATTTCCCACAAAAAATACGACAAATAGTAGCCCAATGGCTATTGCTCTTTCCTTACTCGTCTCACAAAATAGATAAGCTTCTGGCTATACTTCAGTCAGATAATAGGCATACCTCTATCATGAAGCTTATTAGCCAAAATCAAACAGAGCGACAAGTACGCCAATGGGTTCAGGGGCATTTTTTCTTGAGTCAGAATATTTTTGAAACTCATCCCCAAAATGCTATTGATGGTTTTAACAATATGCTTTTACTAGATTATAAAAGCTATTTAACCGACAATATTATGGTGAAGGTAGATAGGGCTACCATGAGCGTTGGCCTTGAAGCCCGTGAACCACTGCTCGACCACCAGTTAGTTGAACTTTTAACAAAAATTCCTAGCAATATCAAAGTACAACACCACACAAGTAAATACTTACTAAAAAAAATAACGCATCAATATTTGCCCATTGAGCTAATGAATCGCCCCAAAAAAGGGTTTAGTATTCCTCTGAGCCAATGGCTACGAGGAAGTTTTAAAGCTATGGTAGAAGATTATATCAACCAAGATACCCTAAACAAGCACCAGTTGTTAAATACTACTCAAATACTACGTCATAAACAGGCTTTTATGAAAGGGCAAATAACTAATCCTAACAACTTATGGAATACGCTACAATTTCAACTTTGGTACGAAATGTGGATGAAATGAAGGCTCGTCTCAAAATAATGTTTGTATTACCAAGCCTTGCTAGCGGAGGCACAGAAAGGGTTGTCCTAAACCTTGTTAATCATTTACCTACTCAGATATTTGATATTACGCTGGTAGTAATGACCAATCAAAACGCTGCATATTCGGTGTATAATACAGGTGTGAAGGTTGTTTTTTTGCATAAATCAAAAATTAGGTATGTGGTGTTCAGGTTGTTTCGGGTAATATATCGGACAAAACCACAAATCATTTTTTCAAGCCTTGATTTCAACAAAATACTATCACTATTCCGACCATTTTTGCCAGCTGATACCTATGTCGTAGCACGGGAGTCTAGTATTGGACAGTACACCCAATCCTTTTTGAATAAATGGCTCATGCGACTATTTTATCCTCGATTAGACCTCCTTGTTGCACAGTCGGTGTATATGGAGCAACATTTAATTCAATATTTTGGTATAAACCCCAACAAAATACAAGTTATCCACAATCCCGTGGATACCAATATGATTCGGCAATCTCAACAAGTTCCTATACCAATAACCTTGCCCAATGTTCCTATTTTTATTACAGTAGGTCGGCTTCATCCAGTGAAGGGGCATTTACGCCTTTTGAAAGCTTTAGCTTTGTTAGAAATCCCCTTTTTATATCTCATTATTGGAGAAGGTACAGAAAGGCAGAGGATAGAGCAAACAGTAAAAAAATACCAACTAAACGAAAAAGTAAAGCTACTGGGGCATTGTACCAACCCTTTTCAGTATTTGGCTCGTGCTACTCTTTTTTTGCAAGGGTCGTTTACGGAGGGTTATCCCAATGCCCTGCTCGAAGCCAACGCCTGTGGTATACCAGCGGTAGCTTTTGATGTGCCAGGTGGTACTAGTGAAATCATCTTGAAAAGGCTCAATGGTTTTTTAGTACCCAACAACGATATAAAAGGTTTTGGTGATACCATTGAAGAAGCCTTGCGTACTCGATTTAATAAAGAGGCTATTCAAAAATTAACTTCCGAACGCTTTGCCTTAACGCAGATTATTAAACTTTACCAAGAAATGCTACTTGAAATAGCCCGTTAAACACCTTTTTGATGAAAATAAAAATCACCTACATTATCACAAGCTTAGGCTTGGGAGGTGCAGAAACAATGCTTTATAAACTGGTAAAATACAGCCTAAAAGAACAGTATGATATTAGTGTAATATCGCTGATTGATGAAAGCCAATTAGCAACGAAGTTCCGAGAAATCGGCGTAGAGGTTTATATTTTGCCTTTTTCTCGTACTACTATGAGTCCATTAGCTTTATGGTACTTAATCAAGCAATTACGAATTCTGCGGCCACAGATTATACATACGTGGCTGTATCATGCCCATATTTTAGGCGGTTTGGCTTCCTTGTGTTTGTGGCCACGTTCTCGTGTGATTTGGAATCTAAGAAATACCCTAAGTGGTGTTCAAACCCAAAAGCTTTGGTTTGTGGTATATCTGTGCAAATATCTCTCTTCCATATTGCCACATCATATTATTTCCTGTTCTGAAAAAGGGGCTTTAGAGCATCGAGCAATAGGCTTTAGACAACCCATAAAAGTAATACCCAATGGCTTTGAGAAAACTACCATTACTCATGACAGTAATCTTGTATTACCCAGAAATAAAATTATTATAGGTTTGATTGCCCGTTTTTCACCTGAAAAAGATCATCAAACCTTTATTCAAGCTGCCCAAATATTTATAGAGTTTTACCCCGAAGCACTGTTTGTTTTGTGTGGCAAAGCGTGCGATTCATCCAATACTACCTTGATTCAGTGGTTATCTGAGGCCAATCTGCTGTCCACTTTTATATTATTAGGCGAGCAACCCCATGTTAATTCAATTCTTTGTCAGCTCAGTATATGTACACTTTCTTCATATTCAGAAGGTTTCCCTAATATACTTGGCGAGGCAATGGCATCTGAGGTACTCTGTGTAAGTACCAATGCAGGCGATGCTGCATTATTGTTGGGGAATAATGAATTGATTGTTCCCTGTAAAAATCCTACAGCTTTAGCTTATACATGGAAAAAGGTGTTGGGATATAAAGGAATAGAACAAAAAAGGATAAAAAAAGCTTTGCGTTTTCGAGTCGAGCATTTTTTTTCTATGGAAAAAGTTGCTCAACAGTATGATCAGCTACATCAATCTATTATATAAAATCAAAATACAATATCTATGTGTGGTATCAATGGAGTTGTTTCGTTACAACCTATTCTCGAACCCCGCCGTATTATTCAGCAAATGAATCGCCTTGTACACCATCGTGGCCCTGACGATAATGGTACTTGGGTGGCATCGTCTCAAAACCTTGCTATGGGAATGCAACGCCTTGCTATTGTTGATATAAACACTGGGTATCAACCCATGCTCATAGATAATCTGGCGTTGGTGTTCAATGGAGAAATATACAACTATCAATATCTCAAGAAATTTTTACAAAGCAAAGGGTTGTCATTTGTTACAGAATCAGATACTGAAGTTATTATTCAGGGGTTCAAATACTGGGGAATAGCCGTTTGCCAACATCTTGAAGGAATGTTTGCTTTTTCTTTGTACGACCAAAATACTAAGCAACTCTATTTGGCCAGAGACATAAATGGCGAAAAACCTTTGTATTATACAATTGGTAAACAATGCTGTATATGGGCTAGTGAACTAAAATCGCTGAAATATGCCTATCAAGAATTATTGGGCGAGCTACCTCCTATAAATCCCGAAGCTCTTTATTTGTATTTTAGTCTTACTTTTATTCCTGCTCCTTTTAGTATATACCAAAGCATAGCAAAGCTCGAACCTGCCCATTATTTACAGCTAGACACCACCCTCATGCAGTATAAAAAGGTAGCCTATTGGGCATTTTCGTCTGCTGTTGCTCATGATTTAACCTATAGCCAAGCCCAAAAGCAAATACAAACATTAGTAACCGAAAGCATAACACAGCAATTACAAGCCGATGTACCACTAGGAGTATATTTGAGTGGAGGCGTAGATTCCAGTATCGTAGCGAGTATTGCACAGGCAAACCGCCCTCATAAAGCATCTATCAAAACCTTTTCGGTGGGTTTTGAGAATCCACATTTTGATGAGTCGAAAAGAGCTCAACAAGTAGCCAATTATTTAGGAACACAGCACCATTGTTTTGTATTGACGTATCGGCAGTTGGCCGAGGAAATCGAAGAGGTTATTCTGCATTTTGACGAACCTTTTGCCGATTCATCGGCTTTGCCGAGCTATTTTTTAGCTAAAAATACCCGCCAATATGTAAAAGTGGCCTTAACAGGCGATGGAGCCGACGAAGTATTTGGGGGGTATAACCGTTATGCTATGCCTTACTATGGAGCGAAGTATCGGCAAATTATATCTTCAGAAAAATATCATCGTAGACTAAAATCCTTTTTGAGCCAACTCCCTTTTCGTGGAAAACTCCATAGATTTCTTGAAGCTGTTGGAGGCTCTTCCCAAGAAGATATTCTACAGGTGGGTACATTAGGTTTTTCGCCTTTAGTTCTGTCAAGTATTTTAAAATCTAACTGGCATATTCCTTCCTTGTTTTTGTCCCAACAGCTATCTGAATATTCGCCGTATTCGGTTTTACAACAGGCTCGTTATTGGGACAAAAGTATTGCCTTGGAAGGCGATATGCTTACCAAAGTAGACAGAACTAGCATGATGGCTTCGCTCGAATGCCGATCGCCTTTTTTGGCTAAATCCCTCTGGGAATTTACCCATCAGCTACCCGATGACTATTTGATTTATCAGGGAAAACATAAGCGGATCTTGAAAGAAACCTTTGCTGATAGGCTTCCTTCAGGTTTTTTTAATTTGCCCAAACACGGCTTTGAAGTTCCTGTTGGTCAATGGCTTAGCCATGAGCTTCAGCCCGAGTTGTTACGATTGACCTCGATGGACTTTTTGCTTAATCAGGCTATTTTCGATGCCTTACCATTACAAAATGCTATTAGGTCAATGCTTCATTATCCAGGTTATTATTCATTCAAGTTATGGAGTCTTTTTTGTTTTCAAAAATGGTACGAAAAAAATTACTGATATGAGCAATCTTACATCTCCACATCTTTTTTTAGTTGTCAATGTCGACTGGTTTTTCTTGTCGCATCGCCTTGCCATTGCCTTAGCAACTTTGCATCAGGGGTATCGAGTTACAATTGTGACCCGAGATACAGGCCATCGTTCAACAATCGAATCGTATGGATTTACGATGATTGATTTACCAATGAAACGCTCGGGCAAAAACCTCTGGGAAGAGCTAAAAGTAAT
The DNA window shown above is from Flectobacillus major DSM 103 and carries:
- the asnB gene encoding asparagine synthase (glutamine-hydrolyzing), producing the protein MCGFAGFIDYSLSSDQLMLHRMNARLKHRGPDTSDEYFSQNHYYQIGLGHHRLAILDISQQGKQPYCFQDWLLVFNGEIYNFRAIRHELSTLGYKFESDTDTEVLIKAFDCWGTRALPQLRGMFAFVLYNQRTHTLYMARDRAGTKPLYIYQQGKVLLFASELKAFHEYPTFQKKINVSALACFFQYGYILAPDTIFENTFKINAGEIRTFDLFTKTQQVSEYWNPEQFAIVSPDNLGEEELLTQIESTLQTACQYRMVSDVPVGIFLSGGYDSSLVGQLLAPKHTDIQAFSIGFEEKLFDESVYASKIAQHIGIRHRVCVCTEKEAQAILPTLPYIYDEPFGDSSAIPCILLSRFAGASIKVALSADGGDEVFGGYNKYLYSQKIHQVCAYFPQKIRQIVAQWLLLFPYSSHKIDKLLAILQSDNRHTSIMKLISQNQTERQVRQWVQGHFFLSQNIFETHPQNAIDGFNNMLLLDYKSYLTDNIMVKVDRATMSVGLEAREPLLDHQLVELLTKIPSNIKVQHHTSKYLLKKITHQYLPIELMNRPKKGFSIPLSQWLRGSFKAMVEDYINQDTLNKHQLLNTTQILRHKQAFMKGQITNPNNLWNTLQFQLWYEMWMK
- a CDS encoding glycosyltransferase; the protein is MEYATISTLVRNVDEMKARLKIMFVLPSLASGGTERVVLNLVNHLPTQIFDITLVVMTNQNAAYSVYNTGVKVVFLHKSKIRYVVFRLFRVIYRTKPQIIFSSLDFNKILSLFRPFLPADTYVVARESSIGQYTQSFLNKWLMRLFYPRLDLLVAQSVYMEQHLIQYFGINPNKIQVIHNPVDTNMIRQSQQVPIPITLPNVPIFITVGRLHPVKGHLRLLKALALLEIPFLYLIIGEGTERQRIEQTVKKYQLNEKVKLLGHCTNPFQYLARATLFLQGSFTEGYPNALLEANACGIPAVAFDVPGGTSEIILKRLNGFLVPNNDIKGFGDTIEEALRTRFNKEAIQKLTSERFALTQIIKLYQEMLLEIAR
- a CDS encoding glycosyltransferase; protein product: MKIKITYIITSLGLGGAETMLYKLVKYSLKEQYDISVISLIDESQLATKFREIGVEVYILPFSRTTMSPLALWYLIKQLRILRPQIIHTWLYHAHILGGLASLCLWPRSRVIWNLRNTLSGVQTQKLWFVVYLCKYLSSILPHHIISCSEKGALEHRAIGFRQPIKVIPNGFEKTTITHDSNLVLPRNKIIIGLIARFSPEKDHQTFIQAAQIFIEFYPEALFVLCGKACDSSNTTLIQWLSEANLLSTFILLGEQPHVNSILCQLSICTLSSYSEGFPNILGEAMASEVLCVSTNAGDAALLLGNNELIVPCKNPTALAYTWKKVLGYKGIEQKRIKKALRFRVEHFFSMEKVAQQYDQLHQSII
- the asnB gene encoding asparagine synthase (glutamine-hydrolyzing), with amino-acid sequence MCGINGVVSLQPILEPRRIIQQMNRLVHHRGPDDNGTWVASSQNLAMGMQRLAIVDINTGYQPMLIDNLALVFNGEIYNYQYLKKFLQSKGLSFVTESDTEVIIQGFKYWGIAVCQHLEGMFAFSLYDQNTKQLYLARDINGEKPLYYTIGKQCCIWASELKSLKYAYQELLGELPPINPEALYLYFSLTFIPAPFSIYQSIAKLEPAHYLQLDTTLMQYKKVAYWAFSSAVAHDLTYSQAQKQIQTLVTESITQQLQADVPLGVYLSGGVDSSIVASIAQANRPHKASIKTFSVGFENPHFDESKRAQQVANYLGTQHHCFVLTYRQLAEEIEEVILHFDEPFADSSALPSYFLAKNTRQYVKVALTGDGADEVFGGYNRYAMPYYGAKYRQIISSEKYHRRLKSFLSQLPFRGKLHRFLEAVGGSSQEDILQVGTLGFSPLVLSSILKSNWHIPSLFLSQQLSEYSPYSVLQQARYWDKSIALEGDMLTKVDRTSMMASLECRSPFLAKSLWEFTHQLPDDYLIYQGKHKRILKETFADRLPSGFFNLPKHGFEVPVGQWLSHELQPELLRLTSMDFLLNQAIFDALPLQNAIRSMLHYPGYYSFKLWSLFCFQKWYEKNY